From a single Planctellipticum variicoloris genomic region:
- a CDS encoding polyprenyl synthetase family protein: protein MIAPTTSLPHDTATHDAVSTVESHPAAKPAKRDKSGRSTSHLKLVPETLELRERVKAAAEQYAAGLDRSRPFTKNELESHGRKLLEQLELPEKFLGFAMVLVGNFFWKRQFLSIPFNRRMLLLPHCLKHADGCPADYDEFGLDCEKCGACSIADYKVKAEQLGYKVLVAEGSPVVLKIIVSGHIDGILGVACLNVLEKAIDKVLIAGVPSYAVPLHSGDCKNTTLDEAWVWDCLDRYEPLEEPATTGYLPLMRGANKIFDEQFDQLVPATRGPRNDAAKRAPLSCTEAIGLDWLQHGGKRLRPFITLAAYDAVTGAKGLNCSVDAELPEYPAAVKRVALAMEAFHKASLVHDDIEDDDPYRYGQETLHKQFDLGTAINVGDYLIGLGYRLISLGRSEVGAEAAADVIDRLATAHMKLCEGQGAELQWHTARTQLTALDAMKIYALKTSPAFEAALYAGLRLAGPTDAYDQMIPAFSRHVGVGFQILNDLKDWGDDHDNKRVAGRDAETAKPTLLLALALEAASPAQRLELDRVLHGEMHPSLRMDRLKQLYMQLGVFEKAEALVDKCRTRAEALADDTQPEELRQLLYFVIDTVLAPEAQGKPVPTVALSLPVIAAPARK from the coding sequence ATGATTGCCCCGACGACCAGTCTGCCGCATGACACTGCGACCCACGACGCCGTCTCGACCGTCGAGAGTCACCCCGCCGCCAAGCCGGCAAAACGCGATAAGAGCGGTCGGAGCACCTCTCATCTGAAGCTCGTTCCCGAGACGCTGGAACTGCGAGAACGGGTCAAGGCCGCCGCTGAGCAGTACGCCGCCGGGCTCGACCGGAGTCGTCCCTTCACCAAGAACGAACTGGAATCGCACGGGCGCAAACTGCTCGAGCAACTGGAGTTGCCGGAAAAGTTTCTCGGCTTCGCCATGGTGCTCGTGGGCAACTTCTTCTGGAAGCGGCAGTTCCTGTCGATTCCCTTCAACCGGCGGATGCTGCTGCTGCCCCACTGCCTGAAGCACGCCGACGGCTGCCCGGCCGACTACGACGAATTCGGCCTCGACTGCGAAAAGTGCGGCGCCTGTTCGATCGCCGACTACAAAGTGAAGGCGGAACAGCTCGGCTACAAGGTGCTCGTCGCTGAAGGCTCGCCGGTCGTCCTCAAAATCATTGTCTCCGGACACATCGACGGCATTCTGGGCGTCGCCTGCCTCAACGTGCTGGAGAAGGCGATCGACAAGGTCCTGATCGCCGGCGTCCCGTCCTACGCAGTGCCGCTCCACTCGGGCGACTGCAAGAATACGACGCTCGACGAAGCCTGGGTCTGGGACTGCCTGGACCGCTATGAGCCGCTCGAGGAGCCGGCGACGACCGGCTACCTGCCGCTGATGCGCGGCGCGAACAAGATCTTCGACGAGCAGTTCGACCAGCTTGTCCCCGCCACGCGTGGACCGCGGAACGATGCCGCCAAGCGCGCGCCGCTCTCCTGCACCGAAGCCATCGGCCTCGACTGGCTGCAGCACGGCGGCAAGCGACTCCGCCCGTTCATCACACTCGCGGCCTACGACGCCGTTACCGGAGCCAAAGGCCTGAACTGCAGCGTCGACGCCGAATTGCCCGAATATCCGGCTGCCGTCAAACGCGTGGCGCTGGCCATGGAGGCGTTCCACAAGGCCTCGCTCGTCCACGACGACATCGAAGACGATGACCCATATCGCTACGGCCAGGAGACGCTGCATAAGCAGTTCGACCTGGGGACCGCGATCAACGTGGGCGACTACCTGATCGGCCTCGGTTATCGGCTCATCAGTCTGGGCCGGAGCGAAGTCGGAGCTGAAGCCGCCGCCGACGTCATCGACCGGCTGGCCACGGCCCATATGAAGCTCTGCGAAGGGCAAGGGGCCGAGCTGCAGTGGCATACCGCGCGCACGCAGCTCACCGCCCTCGATGCGATGAAAATCTACGCTCTGAAGACTTCGCCGGCGTTCGAAGCAGCCCTCTACGCCGGCCTGCGACTCGCCGGTCCGACGGACGCGTACGACCAGATGATTCCCGCCTTCAGCCGGCACGTGGGGGTCGGATTCCAGATCCTCAACGATCTGAAGGACTGGGGCGACGACCACGACAACAAACGAGTCGCCGGCCGCGATGCGGAGACGGCCAAGCCGACGCTGCTGCTGGCGCTGGCGCTGGAAGCCGCCAGTCCCGCCCAGCGACTGGAACTGGATCGCGTCCTGCACGGCGAGATGCACCCCTCCCTCCGCATGGACAGGCTGAAGCAGCTCTACATGCAGCTCGGCGTGTTCGAGAAGGCGGAGGCTCTCGTTGACAAATGCCGGACCCGGGCCGAAGCGCTGGCGGACGACACCCAGCCGGAGGAACTGCGTCAGTTGCTGTACTTCGTGATCGACACGGTTCTGGCGCCCGAGGCCCAGGGCAAGCCGGTCCCGACGGTCGCGCTGTCGCTCCCGGTCATCGCAGCTCCCGCACGAAAGTAG
- a CDS encoding prenyltransferase/squalene oxidase repeat-containing protein: MTHGPANLQQRLDAGCRRAVEVLLQEATPAGHWVGELSTSALSTATAVTALSVILLREPQRTPELQPLIDGGLNWLAEQQNADGGWGDTTLSFSNISTTMLAHAAFHAAGATARHSPLLVRSQAYIDAAGGAEAVRKRYGKDKTFSVPILTQCAIAGLIDWREIPSLPFELGVLPHKFYQWIQLPVVSYALPALIAIGQVRHMRGPSWNPLTWWLRQAAGPSTLKLLTAIQPASGGFLEAAPLTSFVTMSLASMGRADHPVARKGLQFLIESVRPDGSWPIDTNLATWVTTLAVNALPEGELPAEQGGAIADWLLGQQYRTVHPYTQAAPGGWAWTNLTGGVPDADDTPGAILAVLKLCRGERMTPAVAESLAAAVTWLVDLQNRDGGWPTFCRGWGALPFDRSSNDISAHAMRALLAWLKAVKSRQDDLARRVERALAAGWRFLEKHQRADGSWLPLWFGNQYVADDENPLYGTAKVLLAWRDAGRLGEPAARRALDWLKSSQSADGGWGGAAGAPSSVEETALALEALLAEKTASAGCLAGLDWLLARVEDGSFVQTAPIGFYFAKLWYFERLYPIIFTVGALSRARAVLQSDCSAPEPMGTGRRTEEVIAAFSA; this comes from the coding sequence ATGACGCATGGCCCCGCCAATCTGCAGCAACGACTCGACGCCGGCTGTCGCCGGGCGGTCGAGGTTCTGCTGCAGGAGGCGACACCCGCCGGGCACTGGGTCGGCGAACTTTCGACATCAGCTCTGTCGACGGCGACCGCGGTCACTGCACTGTCCGTCATCCTGCTGCGGGAACCACAGCGGACGCCGGAGCTGCAACCGTTGATCGACGGCGGCCTGAACTGGTTGGCGGAACAGCAGAACGCAGACGGCGGTTGGGGCGATACGACGCTCAGCTTCAGCAACATTTCGACGACGATGCTGGCTCACGCGGCGTTTCACGCTGCGGGAGCGACAGCGCGTCATTCGCCATTGCTGGTGCGTTCCCAGGCGTACATCGACGCCGCGGGTGGTGCGGAGGCTGTGCGGAAACGGTACGGCAAAGACAAGACGTTTTCGGTCCCGATTCTGACGCAGTGCGCGATCGCCGGCCTGATCGACTGGCGCGAGATTCCGTCGCTGCCATTTGAACTGGGCGTGCTGCCGCACAAGTTCTATCAGTGGATCCAGTTGCCGGTCGTGAGCTACGCGCTGCCGGCGCTGATCGCTATCGGGCAGGTCCGGCACATGCGCGGTCCGTCCTGGAATCCATTGACCTGGTGGTTGCGCCAGGCCGCCGGACCGTCGACGTTGAAACTGCTGACGGCCATTCAGCCGGCCAGCGGCGGCTTCCTCGAAGCGGCGCCTCTGACGAGTTTTGTGACGATGAGCCTGGCGTCGATGGGCCGCGCCGATCATCCCGTCGCACGGAAGGGGCTGCAGTTTTTGATCGAGTCCGTCCGTCCGGATGGAAGCTGGCCGATCGACACGAATCTGGCCACCTGGGTCACCACGCTGGCGGTGAATGCGCTTCCCGAGGGGGAGTTGCCGGCCGAGCAGGGGGGCGCCATTGCCGACTGGCTGCTGGGCCAGCAGTACCGGACGGTCCATCCCTACACGCAGGCGGCGCCGGGAGGCTGGGCCTGGACGAATCTGACGGGGGGCGTCCCCGATGCGGATGATACGCCCGGTGCGATCCTGGCAGTCCTGAAATTGTGCCGGGGCGAGCGGATGACGCCCGCCGTCGCCGAATCACTGGCGGCTGCGGTGACTTGGCTGGTCGACCTGCAGAATCGGGACGGCGGCTGGCCGACCTTCTGCCGCGGCTGGGGGGCTCTGCCGTTCGATCGCAGTTCGAACGACATCTCCGCCCACGCGATGCGGGCGCTGCTGGCCTGGCTGAAGGCGGTGAAGTCGAGACAGGACGATCTCGCCCGGCGCGTCGAACGAGCCCTCGCGGCCGGCTGGCGATTTCTCGAAAAGCATCAGCGGGCCGACGGGAGCTGGCTGCCCCTCTGGTTCGGGAATCAATACGTCGCCGACGACGAGAATCCGCTGTACGGGACCGCCAAGGTGCTGCTGGCCTGGCGCGACGCGGGACGCCTCGGCGAACCCGCCGCCCGGCGGGCGCTGGACTGGCTGAAATCGAGCCAGTCTGCCGATGGCGGCTGGGGGGGTGCAGCCGGCGCACCCAGCAGCGTGGAAGAGACCGCTCTCGCCCTGGAAGCCCTGCTGGCGGAAAAAACGGCGTCTGCGGGGTGTCTGGCGGGGTTAGATTGGTTGCTGGCTCGGGTTGAAGACGGAAGTTTTGTCCAGACCGCGCCAATCGGGTTCTATTTTGCCAAGCTGTGGTATTTTGAACGACTTTATCCGATCATCTTTACGGTCGGGGCGTTGTCCCGGGCACGGGCGGTGCTGCAGTCTGACTGCTCAGCGCCAGAGCCAATGGGGACTGGCCGCCGGACCGAGGAAGTGATCGCTGCGTTTTCAGCGTAA
- a CDS encoding transposase, whose protein sequence is MKELTAIEGRREDTALFVLLWELTQRYPRAKQIRVILGNFANLTTKLLQSSLATPLGRKLRLHFLPPHCPDHNRIERTWEDQHANVTRKHQCATMPQLMRNISSCIRQHNHRRSAAAA, encoded by the coding sequence ATGAAAGAGCTGACCGCCATCGAAGGCCGCCGGGAGGACACGGCGTTGTTCGTGCTGCTCTGGGAGCTGACGCAGCGTTATCCGCGGGCGAAGCAGATCCGCGTGATTCTCGGCAACTTCGCGAATCTCACGACTAAACTGTTGCAGAGCAGTCTGGCGACGCCGCTGGGGCGCAAGCTGCGACTGCACTTCCTGCCGCCACACTGTCCCGACCACAACCGGATCGAACGGACGTGGGAGGATCAGCACGCCAACGTGACGCGGAAGCACCAATGCGCGACGATGCCGCAACTGATGCGAAACATCAGCTCCTGCATCCGCCAGCACAACCACCGAAGATCGGCGGCGGCGGCGTAG
- a CDS encoding GntR family transcriptional regulator, with protein sequence MQIHISSANGVPIYLQVVNQIKYLVASGRLTAGEELPPIRVLAEKLLINPNTVARAYRELETAGIVEKRRTAGTYVSDQGSPLARRERMRILAERVDGLLAEARQMDVSLAEVVKLIEQRDAVLQSGHSEE encoded by the coding sequence ATGCAGATTCACATCTCCTCCGCCAACGGCGTGCCGATTTACCTGCAGGTCGTCAATCAGATCAAGTATCTCGTTGCGTCGGGACGGTTGACCGCCGGGGAAGAACTCCCCCCGATCCGCGTGCTGGCCGAGAAGCTGCTGATCAATCCCAACACCGTCGCCCGGGCGTATCGGGAGCTGGAAACGGCGGGGATTGTCGAGAAGCGCCGGACCGCGGGGACGTACGTCTCCGACCAGGGCTCGCCGCTGGCGCGGCGGGAACGAATGCGGATTCTCGCCGAACGGGTCGACGGCCTGCTCGCCGAGGCCCGGCAGATGGATGTTTCACTTGCTGAGGTCGTCAAGCTGATCGAACAGCGGGACGCAGTGCTCCAGTCCGGTCACTCTGAGGAATGA
- a CDS encoding SDR family oxidoreductase — translation MQLAGRTVLITGGRRLGAHLAELLAARGANIALSCHTSWDRTVAVAAKCRTLGAQADVFTADLREPDQAEGLIRNVVERFGAVDVLVNLTSIYTRTPFRDLRPEQYFDMLGSNLTAPYLTAVAAAQQMLRQPVVDGLQGKILHFTDWAVQRPYRDFLPYMVAKGALETLTRTLAVELAPTINVNAIAPGTVLPPPELSEERLETIRQSAALQRIGSPEDVNRLVLYLLEGTDFVTGEIFRVDGGRFLGNPERQLGDLDE, via the coding sequence ATGCAGCTCGCCGGACGAACTGTCCTGATCACTGGCGGCAGGCGGCTCGGCGCACATCTCGCCGAACTACTGGCAGCTCGCGGGGCCAACATTGCGCTGAGCTGCCACACGAGCTGGGATCGGACCGTCGCGGTTGCCGCGAAGTGCCGGACTCTCGGCGCTCAGGCGGACGTTTTTACGGCCGATCTCCGCGAACCTGACCAGGCGGAGGGCCTGATCCGAAACGTCGTCGAACGATTCGGGGCCGTCGACGTGCTGGTAAATCTGACGAGCATTTATACGCGGACCCCATTCCGGGATCTGCGCCCCGAGCAGTACTTCGACATGCTCGGCTCGAACCTGACCGCTCCGTATCTGACGGCCGTCGCCGCTGCTCAGCAGATGCTCCGCCAGCCGGTCGTGGATGGCCTGCAGGGCAAAATTCTCCACTTCACCGACTGGGCCGTGCAGCGGCCGTACCGCGATTTCCTCCCCTACATGGTCGCCAAGGGGGCCCTCGAAACACTCACCAGGACGCTGGCGGTCGAGCTGGCTCCCACGATCAACGTCAACGCGATCGCCCCCGGCACGGTCCTCCCGCCCCCCGAGCTGTCAGAGGAACGCCTCGAAACCATCCGACAGTCCGCGGCCCTGCAGAGAATCGGCTCTCCCGAAGACGTCAACCGACTGGTCCTCTACCTGCTGGAAGGGACCGACTTCGTCACCGGCGAAATTTTCCGCGTCGACGGCGGCCGGTTCCTGGGGAATCCGGAACGGCAACTCGGGGATCTGGACGAGTAA
- a CDS encoding alpha/beta hydrolase has protein sequence MLLRLCLLLTVLAGSVRAADEPTKYALGPDSQRKEGVPQGKVEKFTFASSKVFEGTTRDYWVYVPAQYDAAKPTAVMVFQDGHAYVDEKGQFRVPVVFDNLIHAGEMPPVIGVFVNPGHRGDQKIDSAWRANNRSVEYDTLSDAYARFLLEELLPEVGKTWNLTTDPDQRAICGISSGGICAFTVAWERPDAFRKVLSHIGSFTNIRGGHVYPALIRKTERKPLRIFLQDGDHDLDNPHGNWWLSNLEMDAALKFQKYDEQFVGGGGAHNGEHGGAILPDSLRWLWRK, from the coding sequence ATGTTGCTCCGACTCTGCCTGCTGCTGACCGTCCTGGCCGGTTCCGTCCGGGCCGCCGATGAGCCGACCAAGTATGCACTGGGGCCGGACTCGCAGCGGAAGGAGGGCGTTCCGCAGGGAAAGGTCGAGAAATTCACGTTTGCCAGCAGCAAGGTGTTCGAAGGGACGACGCGGGACTACTGGGTCTACGTCCCCGCGCAGTACGACGCCGCGAAGCCGACCGCCGTGATGGTTTTTCAGGACGGCCACGCCTATGTCGACGAGAAGGGGCAGTTCCGCGTCCCGGTCGTGTTCGACAATCTGATTCACGCAGGCGAAATGCCTCCGGTCATCGGCGTATTCGTCAATCCCGGCCATCGGGGCGATCAGAAGATCGACTCCGCGTGGCGGGCGAATAACCGGAGCGTCGAGTACGATACGCTGAGCGACGCTTACGCCCGGTTTCTGCTGGAAGAGTTGCTTCCGGAAGTCGGCAAAACGTGGAATCTGACGACCGACCCGGACCAGCGGGCGATCTGCGGGATCTCGTCCGGCGGCATCTGCGCCTTCACGGTCGCCTGGGAGCGCCCCGACGCCTTCCGCAAGGTGCTGAGCCACATCGGCAGCTTTACCAACATCCGGGGCGGGCACGTCTACCCGGCCCTGATCCGTAAGACGGAACGCAAGCCGTTGCGAATCTTCCTGCAGGACGGCGATCACGATCTCGACAACCCGCACGGGAACTGGTGGCTGTCGAATCTGGAAATGGACGCCGCCCTCAAGTTCCAGAAGTACGACGAACAGTTCGTCGGAGGGGGCGGAGCACACAACGGCGAACACGGCGGAGCCATCCTGCCGGACTCGCTGCGCTGGCTGTGGCGAAAGTAG
- a CDS encoding glycine cleavage system protein H translates to MTDDLVFLMGKYEARLPTDRRYAESHVWFKEEGGGYRVGLTSYAVRLLQDVYFLDWGIEPHTPVKKKQEIGQVESSKAVSALYAPVEGIVGEFNPALMNDPSLINVENYDGGWLYEMQTTARLLTAAEYVSHLESTWDATQRMLKNQHNE, encoded by the coding sequence ATGACTGACGACCTGGTATTCCTGATGGGCAAGTACGAGGCCCGGCTGCCGACCGATCGGCGGTACGCGGAGTCTCACGTCTGGTTCAAGGAGGAAGGCGGCGGGTATCGAGTCGGCTTGACTTCCTATGCGGTGCGACTGCTGCAGGACGTCTATTTTCTGGACTGGGGCATCGAGCCGCATACGCCGGTGAAGAAGAAACAGGAAATCGGTCAGGTCGAGAGTTCCAAAGCGGTCTCCGCGCTGTACGCTCCGGTCGAAGGGATCGTCGGAGAGTTCAATCCGGCCCTGATGAACGATCCCTCGCTGATCAACGTCGAGAACTACGACGGGGGCTGGCTGTACGAAATGCAGACGACCGCCAGGTTGCTGACCGCGGCCGAATATGTCAGCCATCTCGAATCCACCTGGGACGCGACGCAACGCATGCTCAAGAATCAGCACAACGAGTAA
- a CDS encoding prenyltransferase/squalene oxidase repeat-containing protein, producing the protein MSQPPYLFRLGDRLARGLTDWDAGQRDRQRQFLLRWQTPDGGFSGRDLPDEAAPESSAERDSDLYYTAFAIRGLAALGQFTADDGQRIAVYLRQTAQRQASVIDVTSWLYSALMVQTASGIDVLEQAPADWPDQLSRVLESFRTADGGYAKTHEGASGSTYHTFLVALCYELIGRQAPEPARIVEFVHQRQRDDGGFVEIAPMRRSGTNPTAAAVALLTMFDAVDDVIREDVADFLTEVRSSEGGFQANTRVPFADSLSTFTGYLTCLDLGLTDILDPARIRKFVTELEMPGGGYRAAAWDQVADVEYTFYALGLQALIGTSE; encoded by the coding sequence ATGAGCCAGCCGCCGTACCTGTTTCGCCTGGGCGACCGACTGGCGCGTGGGCTGACCGACTGGGACGCCGGGCAACGCGACCGGCAGCGGCAGTTTCTGCTGAGGTGGCAAACCCCCGACGGCGGCTTCAGCGGTCGCGACCTGCCGGACGAGGCTGCCCCGGAATCCTCCGCCGAGCGGGACTCCGACCTCTACTACACCGCCTTTGCTATCCGGGGTCTGGCGGCGCTGGGCCAGTTCACGGCGGACGACGGACAGCGAATTGCAGTCTATCTCCGTCAGACGGCGCAGCGGCAGGCGAGCGTGATCGACGTGACGAGCTGGCTTTACAGCGCGCTGATGGTACAGACCGCCAGCGGCATCGACGTGCTGGAGCAAGCACCCGCCGACTGGCCCGATCAGCTTTCCAGAGTGCTGGAGAGCTTTCGAACGGCAGACGGCGGATATGCGAAGACGCACGAAGGAGCCTCGGGAAGCACCTACCACACGTTCCTCGTCGCCCTGTGCTACGAGCTGATCGGCCGGCAGGCCCCGGAGCCGGCCCGGATCGTGGAATTCGTCCACCAGCGGCAGCGAGACGACGGTGGCTTTGTGGAAATCGCCCCCATGCGACGCAGCGGTACGAATCCAACCGCGGCGGCGGTCGCCCTGCTGACGATGTTTGATGCCGTCGACGACGTGATTCGCGAAGACGTCGCAGACTTTCTGACGGAAGTCCGCAGTTCCGAAGGGGGCTTCCAGGCCAACACCCGCGTCCCCTTCGCCGATTCTCTCTCCACTTTCACCGGCTACCTGACCTGCCTCGATCTCGGACTGACGGACATTCTGGACCCCGCCCGGATCCGGAAATTCGTCACCGAACTGGAAATGCCTGGCGGCGGCTACCGCGCCGCGGCCTGGGACCAGGTCGCCGACGTGGAGTACACGTTCTACGCGCTGGGCCTGCAGGCCCTGATAGGGACTAGCGAATAG
- a CDS encoding DegT/DnrJ/EryC1/StrS family aminotransferase: MTSSDLPAILGGTPLRTAGPPGWPRPLPEVLEVLTQAMQDGRWGHYEGPHGEQLRARLAELHGVEHAWLCSSGTAAVELGLRGVGVQPGDEVILAAYDFKANFQDVLAIGAIPVLVDINVSGQLDTDQLEAARTPQTKAVLASHLHGAMVDMPAVRVWADKHTIAVVEDVCQMPGARVGGRVAGTWGDAGILSFGGSKLLTAGRGGAVVCRSPQVLERIRRFVLRGNDVSPLTELQAAILLPQIARLSDDNRQRTETVSLLRGHLTAIPGLVPLRTDVTDAEPGYYKLGCWYDPQDWQGLSREHWCAALQHEGIAFFPGFRALHKIHAPRRFRAVGTLPQATRADERLVVLHHPILLEGEPGVLQICRGLQRIQRHAAEVRDQCARRPPGLPAESL; the protein is encoded by the coding sequence GTGACGTCCAGCGATCTGCCGGCCATTCTCGGAGGAACGCCGCTCCGGACCGCGGGGCCTCCCGGCTGGCCGCGACCGCTGCCGGAGGTCCTCGAAGTCCTGACCCAGGCCATGCAGGATGGCCGTTGGGGGCACTACGAAGGCCCTCACGGAGAGCAGCTTCGCGCGCGGCTGGCGGAACTGCACGGCGTCGAGCATGCGTGGCTCTGCAGCAGCGGCACCGCGGCGGTCGAACTGGGCCTGCGCGGCGTGGGGGTCCAGCCGGGCGACGAAGTCATTCTGGCCGCGTATGACTTCAAGGCCAATTTTCAGGACGTGCTGGCCATCGGTGCGATTCCCGTGCTGGTCGACATCAATGTCTCGGGGCAACTCGACACGGATCAACTGGAGGCCGCCCGGACGCCGCAGACAAAAGCGGTGTTGGCGTCCCATCTGCACGGCGCCATGGTCGACATGCCCGCGGTCCGGGTCTGGGCCGACAAACATACGATTGCCGTCGTCGAAGACGTCTGCCAGATGCCGGGCGCCCGCGTCGGCGGACGGGTGGCGGGAACCTGGGGCGACGCAGGCATTCTAAGTTTCGGCGGCAGCAAGCTGCTGACCGCGGGACGCGGCGGGGCGGTCGTCTGCCGCAGTCCGCAGGTGCTGGAACGGATTCGTCGATTTGTGCTCCGGGGGAACGACGTTTCTCCGTTGACGGAACTGCAGGCAGCCATCCTGCTGCCGCAAATTGCCCGGTTGTCGGATGACAACCGGCAAAGGACCGAAACTGTCTCATTGCTGCGGGGACACCTGACGGCGATTCCGGGACTGGTTCCGCTCCGGACAGATGTCACGGATGCAGAGCCCGGCTATTACAAACTGGGCTGCTGGTATGACCCGCAGGATTGGCAGGGTCTGTCGCGCGAACACTGGTGCGCGGCCCTGCAGCACGAGGGGATTGCCTTCTTTCCCGGTTTCCGGGCGCTGCACAAGATTCACGCTCCCCGGCGGTTTCGAGCAGTGGGAACATTGCCGCAGGCGACGCGGGCCGATGAACGGCTCGTTGTCCTGCACCATCCGATTCTGCTGGAGGGAGAGCCGGGGGTCTTGCAGATCTGCCGCGGGCTGCAAAGAATTCAACGCCACGCGGCCGAAGTGCGCGACCAGTGCGCGCGACGCCCCCCTGGCCTGCCCGCCGAGTCGCTCTGA
- a CDS encoding 4Fe-4S dicluster domain-containing protein: MAGRKLTVVISQAPGKNPTKRQLEEDIATQLMLQGVAEVSLIPHLYDLAADHTGMVWLKGIRGDMVVLGWSYGRAIRWVLDRNGIRGQEGLSLLKSSDEVEEDDEPEEAAAELKGIGSLNVPKRKIYAIDLRDQTDPNVYIEEIRRIASEAAVEVVSLGGLLGSSSGPGNGHGNGHTPLEPVNRLTTPAAPPASLTPLVLEGTEPVRRRWYPVIDYSRCTNCMECIDFCLFGVYGVDNADRILVEQQDNCKKGCPACSRVCPENAIIFPEHKTPSIAGAAVAGAGDFKIDLSKLFGATDALEIAVLERDRELVADGRDAVGTAVGLPKRQEHQKDQPRDSLDDLMDGLDALDL, from the coding sequence ATGGCCGGTCGCAAACTGACAGTCGTCATTTCGCAGGCGCCGGGGAAGAACCCGACCAAGCGCCAGCTCGAAGAAGACATCGCCACGCAACTCATGCTGCAGGGAGTGGCGGAGGTCTCGCTGATTCCCCACCTCTACGATCTCGCCGCCGACCACACCGGGATGGTCTGGCTGAAGGGGATCCGCGGGGACATGGTCGTTCTGGGCTGGTCGTACGGCCGGGCGATCCGCTGGGTGCTCGACCGCAACGGGATTCGCGGCCAGGAGGGACTCTCCCTGCTGAAGTCCTCCGACGAAGTCGAGGAAGACGATGAGCCCGAGGAGGCCGCCGCCGAGCTGAAGGGGATCGGGTCGCTGAATGTCCCGAAGCGCAAGATCTACGCGATCGACCTCCGGGACCAGACCGATCCCAACGTCTATATCGAAGAGATCCGCCGGATCGCATCGGAAGCGGCCGTGGAAGTCGTTTCGCTGGGCGGTCTGCTGGGAAGTTCTTCGGGACCGGGAAATGGCCACGGGAACGGACACACTCCCCTGGAGCCGGTGAATCGCCTGACTACGCCCGCTGCGCCTCCCGCGTCTCTGACACCCCTCGTTCTGGAAGGGACGGAGCCGGTTCGCCGGCGGTGGTATCCGGTTATCGATTACAGCCGCTGCACGAACTGCATGGAATGCATCGATTTCTGCCTGTTCGGCGTCTACGGCGTCGACAATGCGGATCGCATCCTGGTCGAGCAGCAGGACAACTGCAAAAAGGGCTGTCCCGCCTGCAGCCGGGTCTGCCCCGAGAATGCGATCATTTTCCCCGAGCACAAGACACCCTCAATCGCCGGTGCGGCGGTCGCGGGAGCCGGGGACTTCAAGATCGACCTGTCGAAACTGTTCGGCGCGACCGACGCGCTGGAGATCGCCGTCCTCGAACGCGATCGCGAACTGGTCGCCGACGGACGCGACGCGGTCGGAACGGCGGTCGGATTGCCCAAACGCCAGGAGCATCAGAAAGACCAGCCGCGCGATTCCCTCGACGATCTCATGGACGGCCTCGACGCCCTCGACCTGTAG
- a CDS encoding amidohydrolase has product MSEELSPAEAVARCQIILAHAWMVRTFVKHSDVTEDFPELMGIVRSVFDTARSLESRVEDPKAYIHQLRKKIGKLRAAAAKFRHDAPHASDHTNFKQAVISMDGCVAELEGILALFPPPAPPPLPRSFRPAAVSGTLEGSSDSDGAEQTAESDE; this is encoded by the coding sequence ATGTCCGAGGAATTGTCCCCCGCTGAAGCGGTTGCACGGTGCCAGATCATCCTGGCGCATGCGTGGATGGTGCGGACGTTCGTCAAGCACAGCGACGTGACCGAAGACTTTCCCGAGCTGATGGGGATTGTCCGGAGCGTCTTCGATACCGCCCGGTCGCTGGAATCGCGGGTTGAGGATCCGAAAGCGTACATCCATCAGCTTCGCAAGAAGATCGGCAAGCTAAGGGCGGCGGCGGCGAAATTCCGTCACGATGCCCCGCACGCGTCAGACCATACGAATTTCAAGCAGGCGGTGATTTCGATGGACGGCTGCGTGGCAGAGCTGGAGGGCATCCTGGCTCTGTTTCCTCCGCCGGCACCGCCTCCCCTCCCCAGAAGCTTCCGGCCGGCCGCCGTCTCCGGTACTCTGGAGGGTTCGTCGGACTCGGACGGCGCCGAACAGACCGCCGAATCGGACGAGTAG